One Nicotiana tabacum cultivar K326 chromosome 23, ASM71507v2, whole genome shotgun sequence genomic window, GTATTCAAGCTTTTCCAAACCCCCAGCCTCTTCGATCCGCTTAGTATAACCACCAGTGTCGCCATCTTCCTCTTCAATACGCTTTCCAAACTTCAATATACTTTCTACTGCTTTTAAACTGATGGTGCCACCAGAGAAGCCAAGATAATCACACAGAGGATCTATGCAGCAATCCACCAAGTCTCTAAAGCCAAAAGCatgaggaaaaaaaaaacatcagatttagtaaaataattagtATACAAGAGAGATGATTTACCCAGAAAAAGAGGTTACATACTTGGTGTAAGCAATGTCACTGGTTCAGATAATTGCAATTGAAAGTGCAGCAGCAGCAATACCCATTTTTTTAGTTGTAGCCAGTGTGTGTAGAGGTTCTATTAATCCAGCATTAAATACAGCCTGCTCAAACATTACAGACAACTATTTAGATAAATGACTATGTAGAGAAGGTTTTATCAACTAAAAAGTCGATCACTAAAagttaaaaagatttttttttgtttgtttttgtggggggggggggggggtggagggAGACACATCTCCACAACTCTTTTTCCATTTCCATTTCTAATAACTACTAGACCAACTACTTCACTCTCATATTCACCTAATTGAGAGTTCTTTGGTTTTTGCATCCCTAATGTATGCACTACTTTTTACTCATAcccttatccttttattttttatgaattacCGCCTAATCAATTCATTTCTTTTAGGGAGGAATAGCAGTTTTTCTCCCTGTGTTAATTTGGGGTAGCACATTTAACCTTTAAGTAAACAAAATGACTGCTTATATTCGTTTTTCTAACAGAGACTAACAGTCCAAACAAAATGTTTACTACTGAGAACGGCTTTTGGGTATTACAGCTAGAACACTTTTAAAAAGACCTAATTATACGAAGAGGAAACAATTAGAGCTCTTTCCATTCATCCACAGTTCCAGTTTAAggttaaaatttcaatttcattCCTCGGGgcaacttctttctttctcttcctTTATTTTATAATTGACAAAAAATAGTTCATATTTTGCACCTtgaaaactgaactctttcacaATTTTGCAATATATGAATGTATTAAGGGGTAAATCGTAAAATTAAAAAGGATTAGGTGTGAATCAAAAAGTAACGGATAGGTTAAGGGTATAAAATGCAAATAACTCCCTATTTGATCACCCAACATTTGTAAAATATGCACCTTAGAAGACATGCAGAAAATGTATGCAAGAGCTTAATATATTTAGCTGTCCTTTTAAATCCAGACGACATACCTTTGCCCGCTGCGTGCTCCCAATAGTAATGTATGCTATAGACACGCAGACCATCTCCTCCTCTATTCCACTCTTTAGCAAGCCCAATAGGCAATCAAGGACGTTACGTTTAGCAATGCTACGGGTTGCGATCATCATCTTACAAAACTCAGATCTTCACTTGGTTAGTAGGAAAAAATAGTCCCACGCAGTCTAATTTGCAAAATAAGAGGAATGCCCATTGAGAGCAAATGCTCTCTATGCGAAGAGCAACCCGAGGACACAAACCGCCTATTTCTACATTGAAAAATTACTCCTCAATTGTGGGATATGTTTTTCATCATTCTGGGCTCAAAATGGACAATGCCTAGAGATATCTAGGAAAGTAAGGCCCCATTTTAAAGTTTACAAGTACAATTTTTGAGCATTGAAGATGCTTTTCAACCTAAATCTAGACAACTccaagtttttcttcttttttttttcttcttttaatcaAGGACAAGTTTCTTATTACCAGCTTACATACATAGAAATTTTGTCCCAAGATCTAAAAAGGCTAAGTTAGTGAATACCAGTTATAAAAAACTAAAAGATAATGTAGGCAAAAAAAAGAATGCAGCCTAGATGGCCAGCGCTGGAGCTGGGAGGTGGACTTGCCCATGATTTGAAGATGACAAAGAACCTATTTTTACACCTTCAGTCAAACGTTCTTACTATAAGAAgactttttaaaaatattgtgGTGGACAGCTTTACCAAATAGGTGGGTTTTTCGGAGGCTATTAGAAATTAGGCAGTAAACAATTTGACGTTGAATCAGGAACATGCTAAATTATAATCTCACTACATGTTGTTTAAGATGTTTCTACCTTTCAATCACTTAATTTATTTTAGTTTGTTCCTTTTTTCATTGGTTAGTTCATCAAAGTATTTTGGTTCAACCACGAAAGCTCCTTATACCCGCGTACCTCTTTCTGGTGCTCATCTCCCAGCTCGCTAATACGTATAACTGTATGGATGGCAGGGGGATTACAGAACGTAAGTGATCTCTAAAACATCAATTGACGTATATATTAGATAGGAAAAAGTAGGTTAAATGAGGAAAATAAAAACATTCCACTCACTTGAAGAGATCAAGTAGCACCGGAAGAACATCAGCCTGAAAGAAGGCCTTAATCATATCACTACGGCTCACAAAAGGATGAGGAATGAATTTTAATCTAGTATCCATTGGAGGCCATATCTACACCACCAGAAAGGTAATAAAGTGCCCAGCATGTATTTTTCAGCACCTCTTCATCAACATTTGAAGCAAGAAGGTTACGAAGAGTTGGAATTGTTGGTTTCACCTGACAATTGAATTGTACTCAGTAATGTTTGGCATCAAATAGTTGcagatgcaaaaaaaaaaatcaacagtaATTAACCGGCCTTCTCAAAGGGCGGTTTTGGCCTGCCTCCACAAAATTTTGATATAGTCCACGTGGCTTTTCTCAGCATTGAAATGTCATTAGTGTTGTTCAAAATTTCCAGCAAATCATCCAAAGCCCCACACTCAATTAGAGCATAATCACAACCTACAACGGATTGAGCAACCTTTCCCAGTTTCTTCACCGCCTATATTTGGAAGGAAAAAACAAGCAGTCTGCTAATAAACATATAGCTTCAGACTATACAGCACAGGGGTCTGCCAATTTTAAAACATACCTGC contains:
- the LOC107820188 gene encoding uncharacterized protein LOC107820188 isoform X1, whose amino-acid sequence is MDTRLKFIPHPFVSRSDMIKAFFQADVLPVLLDLFKDHLRSVIPLPSIQLYVLASWEMSTRKRSEFCKMMIATRSIAKRNVLDCLLGLLKSGIEEEMVCVSIAYITIGSTQRAKAVFNAGLIEPLHTLATTKKMGIAAAALSIAII